A region from the Geobacillus vulcani PSS1 genome encodes:
- the ftsX gene encoding permease-like cell division protein FtsX — protein MTLHTFKRHVRESIKSLGRNGWMTFASASAVTVTLLLVGVFFVVMFNINHFAQKVENDVEIRVHIELTADNQQKNALRRQIEAIPNVKEVRYSSKDEELKRLIKSMGDEGSSFRLFEQDNPLSDVYVVKAARPQDTVKIAKQIETLPFVHKVNYGQGTVERLFDALKVARNVGLVLILGLLFTAMFLISNTIKITIFARRREIEIMRLVGATNGFIRWPFFLEGLWLGMLGALFPIAALSIVYYNVYQVYEQRVSLPFFELLPFSPFMWQLSALLLAIGAGIGIWGSVMSVRKFLKV, from the coding sequence ATGACGCTTCATACGTTTAAGCGCCACGTCCGGGAAAGCATCAAAAGCCTTGGCCGCAACGGTTGGATGACGTTTGCGTCCGCGAGCGCCGTTACGGTGACGCTGTTGCTTGTCGGCGTCTTTTTTGTCGTCATGTTCAACATCAACCATTTTGCCCAAAAAGTCGAAAACGATGTCGAAATTCGCGTCCATATCGAGCTGACGGCCGACAACCAGCAAAAAAACGCTTTGCGCCGGCAAATTGAAGCCATTCCAAACGTCAAGGAAGTGCGCTATTCATCAAAGGATGAAGAGCTGAAGCGGCTGATCAAAAGCATGGGGGACGAAGGCTCGTCGTTCCGATTATTTGAACAGGACAACCCGTTGAGCGATGTATACGTCGTAAAAGCGGCCCGCCCGCAAGATACGGTGAAAATCGCCAAACAAATCGAAACATTGCCGTTCGTCCATAAAGTCAATTATGGCCAAGGGACGGTCGAGAGGCTGTTTGACGCGCTGAAAGTGGCGCGCAACGTGGGGCTCGTACTCATTCTCGGATTGTTGTTTACGGCAATGTTTCTCATCTCCAACACGATCAAAATTACGATTTTCGCCCGCCGTCGCGAAATCGAAATTATGCGGCTCGTGGGTGCGACGAACGGATTTATCCGCTGGCCGTTCTTTTTGGAAGGGTTATGGCTTGGAATGCTCGGCGCTCTCTTCCCGATCGCGGCGCTTTCGATCGTGTACTACAACGTGTATCAAGTGTATGAACAGCGGGTTTCCTTGCCGTTTTTTGAACTTCTTCCGTTTTCGCCGTTTATGTGGCAGTTGAGCGCACTGCTGCTGGCGATTGGCGCGGGCATCGGCATTTGGGGAAGCGTCATGTCCGTGCGCAAGTTTTTGAAAGTGTAA
- a CDS encoding murein hydrolase activator EnvC family protein codes for MKKKNMMALAVAAALGLGVLPPAADAVSTRDIEQKRGEIDALRSKRSEVQEQISEAQKNIEALQSQQKQVANDIEKLNMAIEETSGKIRNVSVDIDQTEQAIDELKQEIAEIQERIEKRNEILKERLRSLQESGGTISYLQVLLGAQSFSDFIDRMSAVTTIMEADQQIIHEQEADKALKEKKEAELTEKRNKLQADLQELKQLQAELAGQLEQKNRLMADLKQREEEEHDHKMALEEEKELIAKQEAAVKQQLAELERQKRAEEAAKQRARTYTWSDSGEASSGETPSGGSTPPVSSGAFTRPANGPITSGFGYRFGGTDFHPGVDIGKRAAVVPVVAAADGIVFRSYYSSSYGNVIFISHVINGQTYTTVYAHLEARLVGEGQHVRKGQVIGYMGNTGHSTGPHLHFELHRGGWNEAKTNAVNPLDYIPF; via the coding sequence ATGAAGAAGAAAAACATGATGGCGCTCGCCGTCGCCGCGGCGCTCGGTCTTGGCGTTCTGCCGCCAGCGGCGGATGCCGTCAGCACTCGTGATATCGAACAAAAGCGAGGGGAGATCGACGCGCTTCGTTCGAAGCGGTCAGAGGTGCAGGAACAAATCAGCGAGGCGCAAAAAAACATCGAAGCCCTTCAATCGCAGCAAAAACAAGTCGCCAACGATATTGAAAAGCTGAACATGGCCATTGAGGAAACGAGCGGCAAAATCCGCAACGTCAGCGTCGACATTGACCAAACGGAGCAAGCCATTGACGAATTAAAACAAGAAATTGCCGAAATTCAAGAACGCATTGAAAAGCGAAATGAAATTTTGAAAGAGCGGCTCCGTTCCTTGCAGGAAAGCGGCGGGACGATCAGCTACTTGCAAGTATTGCTTGGCGCGCAAAGCTTCAGCGACTTCATTGACCGGATGAGCGCCGTGACGACGATCATGGAAGCGGACCAACAAATCATCCACGAGCAGGAAGCCGATAAAGCGTTAAAAGAGAAAAAGGAAGCCGAATTAACGGAGAAGCGGAACAAGTTGCAAGCGGATTTGCAAGAATTGAAGCAGCTGCAGGCCGAACTCGCGGGCCAGCTGGAGCAAAAAAATCGCCTGATGGCCGATTTGAAGCAAAGAGAGGAAGAAGAGCATGATCATAAGATGGCGCTCGAAGAGGAAAAAGAGCTGATCGCCAAACAAGAAGCGGCAGTGAAACAACAGCTTGCCGAACTTGAGCGGCAAAAACGGGCGGAAGAAGCAGCGAAACAACGGGCGCGTACGTACACTTGGTCTGACAGTGGTGAAGCATCGTCAGGGGAAACGCCATCCGGCGGCAGCACGCCGCCTGTATCGAGCGGAGCGTTTACCCGGCCGGCCAACGGGCCGATCACCTCGGGCTTTGGCTACCGGTTTGGCGGCACGGACTTCCATCCGGGAGTCGACATCGGCAAGCGGGCTGCTGTCGTTCCCGTTGTGGCGGCCGCAGATGGCATCGTGTTCCGGTCCTACTATTCTAGCAGCTATGGCAACGTCATTTTCATCAGTCATGTGATTAATGGGCAAACCTATACGACCGTGTACGCCCATTTGGAAGCGCGTCTTGTTGGCGAAGGGCAGCACGTCCGCAAAGGGCAAGTGATTGGCTACATGGGCAATACCGGTCATTCGACCGGTCCGCATCTTCATTTTGAACTGCACCGCGGCGGCTGGAACGAGGCGAAAACGAATGCGGTCAATCCGCTTGACTATATTCCTTTCTAA
- a CDS encoding alpha/beta fold hydrolase, producing the protein MNIVCIPGWGMKAGIFAPLLDSLSLSGNVTAVEWKGIETIHCFRKRAEQALQERAAVIGWSLGSLVALELAHAYPERVSRLILIGGTSRFVAEDGYEAGWHPRIVKRMKTQLQARPADTIAAFLASLWSKSEEGDISAFFYCDRVDELLIGLDYLVEADARPFLPDISAPMLVVHGEQDAICPPAAARYIAEHAPNATMALLPDTGHVPFWTQTETCVHLIQTWVGETDD; encoded by the coding sequence ATGAATATCGTCTGCATTCCGGGATGGGGAATGAAAGCGGGGATTTTTGCCCCGCTGCTCGATTCGTTATCACTAAGCGGAAACGTGACAGCCGTCGAATGGAAGGGAATTGAAACGATCCATTGCTTTCGAAAACGAGCGGAACAGGCGCTTCAGGAACGCGCAGCAGTCATCGGCTGGTCGCTCGGTTCGCTTGTGGCGCTGGAGTTGGCCCATGCTTACCCCGAGCGGGTCTCCCGCCTTATTTTGATCGGCGGCACGAGCCGTTTTGTTGCCGAAGACGGTTATGAAGCCGGATGGCATCCGCGGATCGTCAAGAGGATGAAAACACAGCTGCAAGCACGGCCGGCTGACACGATCGCTGCGTTTCTTGCTTCATTATGGTCCAAAAGCGAAGAGGGCGATATTTCCGCATTTTTTTACTGCGATCGGGTTGATGAACTGCTGATCGGGCTTGATTATTTGGTCGAGGCCGATGCACGTCCGTTTTTGCCGGATATCTCCGCCCCAATGCTGGTCGTCCACGGCGAGCAAGATGCGATTTGTCCACCCGCTGCAGCGCGCTATATCGCTGAGCACGCTCCCAACGCCACCATGGCGTTGTTGCCCGATACAGGGCACGTTCCATTTTGGACCCAAACCGAGACATGTGTTCATCTTATTCAAACATGGGTTGGTGAGACCGATGATTGA
- the bioC gene encoding malonyl-ACP O-methyltransferase BioC, with translation MIDKQLMRKRFSERAKTYDQFANVQKTMADLLADCIGIRPHNILEVGCGTGYLTEKLCRMFPHARMTAVDIAPGMIAVAQERVCGEDVTWICADIEDMTWNEPYDLIISNATFQWLNDAVNTIARLYRALSEGGCLVFSTFGARTFHELHTSFSLALKAENIHEPFRIGPAFPTLAEWIDRCQQAAPAAHIDGFEWMETERFPSVRDFFLSLRHIGATNSMVGRYCQRPSVFKAMMREYEQRFLVHGEITATYHCLLIRMTRC, from the coding sequence ATGATTGACAAGCAGCTCATGCGAAAGCGGTTTAGCGAGCGTGCGAAAACGTATGACCAGTTCGCTAATGTCCAAAAAACAATGGCCGATCTATTGGCTGACTGCATTGGCATACGCCCCCACAACATTTTAGAAGTTGGCTGCGGCACAGGCTATCTCACTGAAAAACTGTGCCGTATGTTCCCGCACGCGCGCATGACCGCAGTCGACATTGCGCCAGGCATGATCGCCGTTGCACAGGAACGGGTTTGCGGCGAAGATGTGACATGGATATGCGCGGATATCGAGGATATGACATGGAATGAGCCGTATGATTTAATCATTTCCAATGCAACGTTTCAATGGCTGAATGACGCCGTCAACACGATCGCCCGCCTCTACCGGGCGTTAAGTGAGGGAGGGTGTCTTGTGTTTTCCACTTTCGGCGCCCGTACGTTCCACGAATTGCACACTTCCTTTTCGTTGGCGCTGAAAGCGGAGAACATCCATGAACCGTTTCGCATCGGCCCGGCTTTTCCAACCTTGGCGGAATGGATCGACCGCTGCCAGCAAGCTGCCCCTGCTGCCCACATTGATGGGTTTGAATGGATGGAAACGGAGCGATTTCCATCTGTCCGTGACTTTTTTCTATCGCTGCGTCATATCGGTGCCACGAATAGCATGGTTGGCCGCTATTGCCAACGTCCGTCTGTCTTCAAAGCCATGATGCGCGAATACGAACAGCGCTTTTTGGTGCACGGGGAGATCACAGCTACTTACCATTGCCTATTGATTCGCATGACCCGCTGTTAG
- the merA gene encoding mercury(II) reductase, with amino-acid sequence MKTYRMTVQGMTCTGCEQHVARALEAIGAKLMDVSFRRGEAVFALPEDADVDMARQAVKNAHYEPGDIEEVAAPASPATAGEREYDYIIIGSGAAAFSSAIEAVKYGAKVAMVERGTVGGTCVNIGCVPSKTLLRAGEIQALAQNHPFLGLHTSAGPVDLALLVKQKNELVEQLRQAKYADLIREYGFDFIRGEARFVDGQTIEVNGQTLSAKRFLIATGASPAVPDIPGLHDVDYLTSTTLLELKKVPKRLAVIGAGSIGLELGQLFHHLGSEVTLMQRSSRLLKEYDPEISEAMTRALTEQGIRVITGASFERVEQDGNTKNVYVNVDGRIRVVEADELLVAAGRTPNTAALNLPAAGVEVGARGEILIDEYARTTNPYIYAAGDVTLGPQFVYVAAHQGALAAANAVGGLNKRWDTAVVPAVTFTHPAIATVGLTEQRAKENGYDVKTSVLPLEAVPRAIVNRETTGVFKLVAEARTGKLLGAHIVADHAGEVIYAVALAIQFGLTIDDLRRTLAPYLTMAEGLKLAALTFDQDVSKLSCCAG; translated from the coding sequence ATGAAAACATATCGAATGACCGTCCAAGGCATGACATGCACCGGTTGTGAACAACATGTCGCCAGAGCGCTGGAGGCGATTGGGGCTAAGCTGATGGATGTCAGCTTCCGGCGCGGTGAAGCAGTATTCGCGCTGCCCGAGGACGCCGACGTTGACATGGCGAGACAAGCGGTCAAAAACGCTCATTACGAGCCGGGGGATATCGAGGAGGTCGCCGCACCAGCCAGCCCTGCCACTGCTGGCGAAAGAGAGTATGACTACATCATCATTGGTTCCGGCGCGGCCGCGTTTTCTTCAGCGATTGAAGCCGTGAAATATGGAGCGAAAGTCGCCATGGTCGAACGCGGCACAGTCGGGGGGACATGCGTCAATATCGGCTGCGTACCATCCAAGACATTGCTTCGGGCCGGTGAAATCCAGGCGTTGGCACAGAATCATCCATTTCTTGGACTCCATACATCGGCCGGTCCGGTGGACTTGGCGCTGTTAGTGAAGCAAAAAAATGAACTGGTCGAGCAGCTTCGCCAAGCGAAATATGCAGACTTGATCAGAGAGTACGGGTTCGATTTCATCCGAGGGGAAGCACGATTTGTCGATGGTCAAACGATTGAAGTCAACGGCCAAACGTTGTCGGCGAAACGGTTTTTGATTGCGACAGGTGCTTCCCCGGCCGTGCCGGATATTCCGGGACTTCATGATGTCGACTACTTGACCAGCACGACCTTGCTTGAACTGAAAAAAGTGCCGAAGCGGCTCGCCGTCATCGGCGCCGGATCTATAGGGCTGGAACTCGGGCAGCTGTTCCACCATCTCGGCTCGGAGGTGACGTTGATGCAGCGAAGCTCGCGCCTGCTGAAAGAGTATGACCCGGAAATTTCCGAAGCGATGACGCGGGCGCTCACAGAACAAGGCATCCGCGTCATCACCGGTGCTTCATTTGAACGGGTCGAACAAGACGGGAATACGAAAAACGTGTATGTGAACGTGGACGGACGCATCCGGGTCGTTGAAGCGGATGAACTGCTTGTGGCGGCGGGGCGGACGCCGAACACGGCGGCGTTGAATTTGCCGGCGGCCGGTGTGGAAGTCGGGGCGCGCGGAGAAATTTTGATTGATGAATATGCGCGGACGACGAACCCGTATATTTATGCGGCAGGCGATGTCACGCTCGGCCCGCAGTTCGTCTATGTCGCCGCCCATCAAGGCGCCCTTGCCGCGGCCAATGCCGTCGGCGGGCTGAACAAGCGCTGGGATACGGCCGTCGTTCCGGCGGTAACGTTCACCCATCCGGCCATCGCCACTGTCGGGTTGACCGAACAGCGGGCGAAAGAAAACGGGTATGACGTGAAAACGTCCGTCCTGCCGCTTGAGGCGGTGCCGCGCGCCATCGTCAATCGGGAAACGACGGGGGTGTTTAAACTTGTCGCTGAGGCTCGGACGGGCAAGCTGCTGGGCGCCCACATCGTCGCGGACCATGCCGGCGAGGTCATTTACGCCGTAGCGTTGGCGATTCAATTCGGATTAACGATCGATGACCTTCGTCGCACGTTGGCTCCGTATTTAACGATGGCGGAAGGGCTGAAGCTGGCGGCGCTGACGTTTGACCAAGATGTTTCGAAGTTATCGTGCTGCGCGGGATGA
- a CDS encoding pirin family protein has product MIRIDRASSRYYADYGWLKTYHSFSFGEYYDPNNIQFGPLRVLNDDFVAPLAGFGAHPHREMEIVSIVLKGYLQHEDSTGHKAVTTFGGVQRMSAGTGIVHSEVNPSATEEVNFLQLWFLPEQYGLPPSYERTEFPVDKMKNALLPIVTKHPSSPGIAHIHQDLTIYLSDLEAGHELTFTQPEGRNIFVFVIEGDLTLNGEVHLERRDAARITETPVLGLTTNKGSRLMLIDLPKEG; this is encoded by the coding sequence ATGATCCGCATCGACCGGGCTTCATCCCGTTATTACGCCGATTACGGCTGGCTGAAAACATACCATAGCTTTTCGTTTGGCGAGTATTACGATCCGAACAACATCCAGTTTGGCCCGCTGCGGGTGTTAAACGACGATTTCGTGGCGCCGCTTGCTGGCTTTGGCGCTCATCCGCATCGGGAGATGGAGATTGTGTCGATCGTGTTGAAAGGGTACTTGCAACATGAAGACAGCACCGGGCATAAAGCGGTGACGACGTTTGGCGGCGTGCAGCGGATGTCGGCCGGCACCGGCATCGTCCATTCGGAAGTGAATCCGTCGGCGACAGAAGAAGTGAATTTTTTGCAACTTTGGTTTTTGCCGGAACAATACGGATTGCCGCCGTCATACGAGCGAACCGAGTTTCCGGTCGACAAGATGAAAAACGCCTTGTTGCCGATTGTCACGAAACACCCGTCTTCCCCGGGGATTGCTCACATTCATCAAGATTTGACGATTTATCTTTCCGATTTGGAAGCCGGGCATGAGCTGACGTTTACTCAGCCAGAAGGGCGGAACATCTTTGTCTTTGTCATTGAGGGAGATTTAACGTTAAACGGCGAGGTCCATCTCGAACGGCGCGATGCGGCCCGCATCACGGAAACGCCGGTTCTTGGCCTCACAACGAACAAAGGATCGCGGTTGATGCTCATCGACTTGCCAAAAGAGGGGTGA
- a CDS encoding S41 family peptidase, which yields MKKSTTAALMAISMLIGAGGTYAGLQLADRPAEGSLSTIVSNEPSKSTSDSEEMKKIRQAYELIKNRYVEKVDEEKLTEGAIQGMINTLHDPYSVYMDAKTTEQFNESLDSSFEGIGAEVSMIDGKVTIVAPIKNSPAEKAGLKPNDQILRVNGESLEGLDLYEAVLKIRGKKGTTVELDILRPGVKNVMKVKVVRDEIPIQTVYDSIKTYNGKKAGYLQITSFSENTAADFKKKLAKLEAEHIDGLIIDVRGNPGGYLQSVEEILKQLIPKGKPYVQIEERDGDRQKFYSDLTAKKPYPIVVLIDKGSASASEILAGAMKEAGGYKLVGETTFGKGTVQQAIPMGDGSNIKLTLYKWLTPDGHWIHKKGIKPDVAVVQPDYFHVAPLHVEKPLRYDMNDEQIANAQKMLKGLGFNPGRTDGYFSKETEQAVQAFQKANQLPVTGRIDEATADALQTKIMEAVRDPKHDVQLKKALGVLFSS from the coding sequence GTGAAAAAATCGACGACGGCCGCATTGATGGCCATATCGATGCTCATTGGGGCGGGAGGGACGTACGCTGGCCTTCAGTTGGCGGACCGCCCAGCGGAAGGCTCGCTTTCGACGATTGTTTCGAATGAGCCGTCCAAGTCGACGAGCGACAGCGAAGAGATGAAGAAAATCCGACAAGCTTATGAGCTCATTAAGAATCGGTACGTGGAGAAAGTGGATGAAGAAAAGCTGACGGAAGGCGCCATTCAAGGGATGATCAACACGCTCCATGATCCGTATTCCGTCTACATGGATGCGAAGACGACCGAGCAGTTCAACGAGTCGCTCGACTCGTCGTTTGAGGGGATCGGCGCCGAAGTGAGCATGATCGACGGCAAGGTGACGATCGTTGCTCCGATCAAAAACTCGCCGGCGGAAAAAGCGGGGCTGAAGCCGAATGACCAAATTTTGCGCGTCAACGGAGAAAGCCTGGAAGGGCTTGATTTATATGAAGCGGTATTGAAAATCCGCGGCAAGAAAGGAACAACGGTGGAGCTTGACATTTTGCGCCCCGGTGTCAAAAACGTGATGAAAGTCAAGGTCGTCCGCGACGAAATTCCGATTCAGACGGTGTATGACTCGATCAAAACATACAACGGCAAAAAGGCGGGCTATTTGCAAATTACGTCGTTTTCGGAAAACACGGCCGCCGATTTTAAAAAGAAATTGGCGAAGCTTGAGGCCGAACATATTGATGGCTTGATCATCGATGTGCGCGGCAACCCGGGCGGCTATTTGCAAAGCGTTGAGGAAATTTTGAAGCAGCTCATCCCGAAAGGCAAACCATATGTACAAATTGAAGAACGCGATGGCGATCGGCAAAAGTTTTATTCCGATTTAACGGCGAAAAAGCCATACCCTATCGTTGTGCTCATCGACAAAGGAAGCGCCTCGGCGTCGGAAATTTTGGCAGGTGCGATGAAGGAAGCGGGCGGCTACAAGCTGGTCGGCGAGACGACGTTTGGCAAGGGGACGGTGCAGCAGGCGATTCCGATGGGCGACGGCAGCAACATCAAATTGACGCTGTACAAATGGCTGACGCCGGACGGGCATTGGATCCATAAAAAAGGCATTAAGCCGGATGTCGCGGTGGTGCAGCCGGATTACTTCCACGTCGCTCCGCTTCATGTGGAAAAACCGCTTCGGTATGACATGAACGACGAGCAAATCGCCAATGCGCAAAAAATGCTCAAAGGGCTTGGCTTCAACCCGGGCCGCACGGACGGCTACTTCAGCAAAGAAACCGAACAGGCCGTCCAAGCGTTCCAAAAAGCGAATCAGCTGCCTGTTACCGGACGCATCGATGAGGCGACGGCGGATGCGCTGCAAACAAAAATTATGGAAGCCGTCCGCGACCCGAAGCATGATGTGCAGCTGAAAAAAGCGCTTGGTGTGCTGTTTTCGTCGTGA
- a CDS encoding glycosyltransferase family 2 protein, which translates to MVDKPLLAIVVPCYNEEDVLPETIRRLTALLEQLLEEGAVAIGSHIVFVDDGSRDRTWTLIEEESERNPFVAGIKLARNVGHQRALLAGLDTVRAYADCAVSIDADLQDDVEAIREFVQKYREGYDIVYGVRRSRKTDTWFKRTTAQAFYRFMQALGIELIYNHADFRLMSKRALDELSRYTEVNLFLRGLVPLVGFRSTCVFYDRHERWAGQSKYPLKKMLAFAFDGITSLSVAPIRAITLIGFLAFLISGAAGLYALISKWLGRAESGWTSLMISVWFIGGLMLMSLGLIGEYIGKIYQEVKRRPRFAIETTVQLPLPSEREKTPARL; encoded by the coding sequence ATGGTGGACAAACCATTGTTGGCCATCGTCGTCCCATGCTACAACGAAGAAGACGTGTTGCCGGAAACGATCCGGCGGCTGACCGCTTTGCTTGAGCAGCTGCTCGAAGAAGGAGCGGTCGCCATCGGCAGCCATATCGTTTTTGTCGACGACGGCAGCCGCGACCGGACATGGACGCTCATTGAAGAAGAAAGCGAACGAAACCCCTTCGTAGCGGGCATCAAGCTCGCGCGCAACGTCGGTCATCAGCGGGCGTTGCTCGCTGGGCTTGACACCGTCCGCGCGTACGCCGATTGCGCCGTGTCCATTGACGCCGATTTGCAAGACGATGTGGAGGCGATCCGCGAATTTGTGCAAAAATACCGCGAAGGATATGACATTGTATATGGCGTGCGGCGTAGCCGAAAGACAGACACGTGGTTCAAGCGTACGACCGCCCAGGCCTTTTATCGGTTCATGCAGGCGCTCGGAATCGAGCTGATTTACAACCACGCCGATTTCCGTCTGATGAGCAAGCGAGCGCTCGATGAACTGAGCCGCTATACGGAAGTCAATCTCTTTTTGCGCGGATTGGTGCCGCTTGTTGGGTTCCGCTCGACGTGCGTCTTTTACGACCGACATGAGCGTTGGGCCGGACAATCGAAATACCCGCTCAAAAAGATGCTCGCCTTCGCCTTTGACGGCATCACCTCCTTAAGCGTCGCACCGATTCGCGCCATTACGCTCATCGGGTTTTTGGCCTTTCTCATCAGCGGTGCGGCTGGGCTGTACGCCCTCATCAGCAAGTGGCTCGGGCGCGCGGAATCAGGCTGGACGTCGCTCATGATTTCCGTTTGGTTCATCGGCGGGCTGATGCTGATGAGCCTCGGCCTCATCGGGGAATATATAGGAAAAATTTATCAAGAAGTGAAACGGCGGCCGCGGTTTGCGATCGAAACGACCGTGCAGCTGCCGCTTCCGTCAGAAAGGGAGAAAACGCCGGCCCGCTTATAG
- a CDS encoding DUF6044 family protein gives MEQRERKAFAIAFIVLALYLSPLYMLGEHAHIRVHDNMDSNIAWYRVLVRSGQLFGPIDAVIPQVINGLPRNAFGTEFSGIVWLHALFPSMVAYALSQTITRVFAFLGMYWLLKRHFLPDRESWLIRVGVALAFALTPFWPSGMLSTLGMPLALWAFLSIRNGEATWKEWLVIVLLPFYSSFVLGFFFFLAAMAALWLFDGMVRKRWNKPFFSAIALMTGIFLAIEYRLVYSLVLDGEPTSRNEFLSSRLSFVHCLRLTLKNYVLGHTHVMTVHGPIILPVLWAAFFLVWRRKRGPLERRFLLLFWLNIALSAWYAFWFYKGWQPLKERISLLNTFNFARFHFLRPMVIYLDFALALQIIAKEREAWRRLVPIALTLQLLLLGGFNEEIRYRLAGTPSFEQFYSEHLFSEIKRYIGKPVSSYRVASVGLHPAIAQYNGFYTLDTYNNFYPLSYKRQFRRIIAKELDKNPVLKDYFDHWGNRVYLFSAELGKHYMFTKRSHKVIHHFEINTKAFKQLGGKYIFSSVPIMNARDIHLRFLRAFTDRQSVWKIYVYEVE, from the coding sequence ATGGAACAAAGGGAACGAAAAGCGTTCGCCATCGCGTTCATCGTATTGGCTCTCTACCTTTCTCCGCTGTACATGTTAGGCGAACACGCCCATATTCGCGTGCACGACAATATGGATTCGAACATCGCTTGGTATCGCGTGCTCGTTCGCAGCGGCCAACTGTTCGGCCCAATCGATGCCGTCATTCCGCAAGTGATCAACGGCTTGCCGCGCAACGCCTTCGGCACCGAATTCAGCGGCATCGTGTGGCTGCACGCTTTGTTCCCCTCCATGGTGGCATACGCCCTCAGCCAGACGATCACGAGGGTATTCGCCTTTTTGGGTATGTATTGGCTGCTTAAGCGCCATTTTTTGCCTGACCGTGAATCATGGCTCATTCGCGTCGGGGTGGCGCTTGCTTTTGCGTTGACGCCGTTTTGGCCGTCCGGCATGTTAAGCACGCTTGGCATGCCGCTGGCGCTTTGGGCGTTCCTGTCAATCCGCAACGGAGAAGCGACATGGAAGGAATGGCTTGTCATTGTCTTGCTTCCGTTTTACTCCAGCTTTGTGCTTGGGTTTTTCTTTTTCTTAGCTGCGATGGCGGCGCTTTGGCTGTTTGACGGCATGGTCCGCAAGCGGTGGAATAAGCCGTTTTTCTCTGCCATCGCCCTCATGACCGGCATCTTTTTGGCCATCGAGTACCGCCTCGTGTACTCGCTTGTCCTGGATGGAGAACCGACGAGCCGAAATGAATTTCTCTCCTCGCGGCTCAGCTTTGTCCATTGCCTTCGTCTAACGTTAAAAAACTATGTGCTCGGCCATACGCATGTGATGACCGTTCACGGGCCGATCATCTTGCCGGTGCTTTGGGCGGCGTTTTTTCTCGTTTGGCGCCGAAAGCGCGGACCATTGGAGCGGCGCTTCCTTTTGCTGTTTTGGTTGAATATCGCCTTATCGGCTTGGTATGCATTTTGGTTTTACAAAGGGTGGCAGCCGCTCAAAGAACGGATTTCGCTTTTGAATACGTTCAATTTCGCCCGCTTCCATTTTTTGCGGCCGATGGTCATTTACCTTGATTTTGCCTTGGCCTTGCAAATCATCGCCAAGGAGCGCGAGGCGTGGCGGCGGCTCGTACCGATCGCCCTGACGCTGCAACTGCTGCTGCTTGGCGGATTCAACGAGGAAATCCGCTATCGCCTCGCTGGCACACCGTCGTTCGAGCAGTTTTATTCTGAACATTTATTTTCGGAAATCAAACGATATATCGGCAAGCCGGTATCCTCCTACCGCGTCGCCAGCGTTGGGCTTCATCCGGCCATCGCTCAATACAACGGGTTTTATACGCTCGATACGTACAACAATTTTTACCCGTTGTCGTATAAGCGGCAATTTCGCCGCATCATCGCCAAGGAATTGGACAAAAACCCGGTGCTGAAAGACTATTTCGACCATTGGGGCAACCGCGTCTATTTGTTCTCGGCAGAGCTCGGAAAACATTATATGTTCACGAAACGATCGCATAAAGTCATCCATCATTTCGAGATCAACACAAAGGCATTCAAACAGCTTGGCGGCAAGTACATTTTTTCCTCCGTCCCGATCATGAACGCCCGCGACATCCATCTCCGCTTCTTGCGGGCGTTCACCGATCGACAGTCAGTATGGAAAATTTATGTATACGAAGTGGAGTGA